From a region of the Paenibacillus sp. FSL R10-2734 genome:
- the ung gene encoding uracil-DNA glycosylase, translating to MFGNDWDEILQDEMQKPYFLELMANLESEYKEHTVYPPKELLFTALKLTPYSGTRVVILGQDPYHGAGQAHGLSFSVNPGVRIPPSLRNIYTELMEDIGVPIPNHGSLLQWAEQGVLMLNSVLTVREGEPNSHKGLGWETFTDTIMKKLNERTTLMVFILWGSHSQKKGAFIDQSRHEVIQAPHPSPLSSYRGFFGSRPFSKVNRFLESNGMIGIDWSISDL from the coding sequence ATGTTCGGCAACGATTGGGATGAGATATTACAGGATGAAATGCAAAAGCCCTATTTTCTGGAGCTAATGGCTAATCTGGAAAGTGAATATAAGGAACATACAGTCTATCCGCCAAAAGAATTACTGTTCACGGCATTAAAGCTTACGCCTTATAGTGGAACTCGGGTTGTTATTTTGGGTCAGGATCCATACCATGGTGCGGGACAAGCTCACGGGTTAAGCTTTTCTGTAAATCCGGGGGTGCGTATACCGCCTTCACTGCGAAATATTTATACGGAGCTAATGGAGGATATCGGGGTACCGATTCCTAATCACGGTTCTTTACTGCAATGGGCAGAACAGGGAGTGCTTATGCTCAACTCGGTTCTAACGGTACGAGAGGGAGAGCCGAATTCTCATAAAGGTTTAGGCTGGGAGACATTCACAGACACCATTATGAAGAAGCTAAATGAAAGAACTACGCTAATGGTTTTTATTTTATGGGGAAGTCATTCCCAAAAGAAAGGCGCCTTCATAGACCAAAGCCGACATGAGGTTATTCAGGCTCCACATCCGAGTCCGCTCTCGTCGTATCGTGGATTCTTTGGTAGTCGTCCTTTTTCGAAGGTCAACCGGTTTTTGGAGTCGAATGGAATGATAGGGATCGATTGGTCCATTTCGGACTTATAG
- a CDS encoding AraC family transcriptional regulator, producing the protein MSEKEPHYPLKKHVPSRDWSPGIHYAQLQTLPPCTFPRRRLYDFELLYVRQGKLSTKMDTEEFILNSGQLIFLSSGVYHQNAILSETDTKLIGIHFDFFGESVITHEEDMVVNEDEVIGEKFAYEAVTAPFMPLSQEPIYSPSPECVHSMEQLVHEFTMRPAGYEWVCRGLLLGILTSLLRTQSSRNAAKSSVHTERIRVLIEDLEERSAERWTNKSMAAVMNMHEDHFAKLFREVAGMPPGEYLRSIRHREARKLLRETDWPIETVGDQVGYPDIHYFSRVFTANEGISPRAYRKLSRIL; encoded by the coding sequence ATGAGTGAAAAAGAACCCCATTATCCCCTGAAAAAGCACGTACCTTCTCGTGATTGGTCACCCGGAATTCACTATGCACAATTGCAGACCCTTCCCCCTTGCACCTTTCCGAGAAGAAGGTTATATGACTTTGAGCTTCTATACGTTCGCCAAGGAAAATTATCAACTAAGATGGACACGGAGGAGTTTATACTAAATTCTGGACAGCTAATTTTTCTCTCTTCTGGGGTATATCATCAGAATGCTATCCTGTCAGAAACAGATACCAAGCTTATTGGCATCCACTTTGATTTCTTTGGGGAATCGGTAATTACACATGAGGAAGATATGGTAGTTAATGAGGATGAAGTAATAGGTGAGAAATTCGCCTATGAAGCCGTAACCGCTCCTTTCATGCCATTGTCTCAAGAACCGATTTATTCCCCTTCACCTGAATGCGTTCATTCCATGGAGCAGCTTGTTCATGAATTTACTATGAGGCCTGCCGGCTATGAATGGGTCTGTCGGGGACTTCTGCTTGGCATTCTGACTTCGCTGCTTCGAACGCAAAGCTCTCGAAATGCAGCTAAATCTTCAGTCCACACTGAGCGTATCAGGGTATTAATAGAAGATTTAGAAGAGAGATCGGCAGAACGCTGGACGAACAAATCCATGGCCGCAGTCATGAATATGCATGAGGACCATTTTGCCAAGCTATTTCGTGAGGTGGCGGGGATGCCCCCAGGGGAATATCTTCGTTCGATCCGCCATAGGGAGGCGCGTAAGCTGCTGCGGGAAACAGATTGGCCCATCGAAACGGTAGGCGATCAAGTCGGCTATCCCGATATACATTATTTCAGTAGAGTATTCACGGCGAATGAGGGGATTTCTCCGCGGGCGTATCGTAAGTTGTCTCGGATTCTATAG
- a CDS encoding sugar phosphate isomerase/epimerase family protein, with amino-acid sequence MKKGINIWSFREGTEIKECVRLAKAAGFDGIELSLNESGELGLQTTEKEARTLRDSINETGLEIAGLATGLYWSYAMTSESEANRTKAIDVCKKQLELAAALGVDTILVIPGAVGVDFIEGCEVVDYEKAYDRALEAISQLAKDAEQAGVSIGLENVWNKFLLSPLELRTFIDTVGSSYVGSYLDVGNIVHSGYPEQWIRILGNRIKKVHFKDYRRTAGGLHGFVDLLAGDVDYPAVMKALDEIGYDNYVTGEMIPSYTHYTEQIIFNTSAAMDAILGRTTFKA; translated from the coding sequence ATGAAAAAGGGAATAAACATCTGGTCGTTTCGCGAAGGAACAGAAATTAAAGAATGTGTACGTCTAGCCAAGGCGGCTGGATTTGATGGTATCGAGCTGTCTTTAAACGAGTCGGGGGAACTTGGTCTACAAACCACTGAGAAGGAGGCGCGTACATTACGTGATTCTATTAATGAAACGGGTCTAGAGATCGCTGGGTTGGCGACAGGTCTGTATTGGTCATATGCGATGACTAGTGAATCTGAAGCTAATCGAACCAAGGCAATCGACGTATGCAAAAAGCAACTGGAGCTGGCGGCTGCGCTTGGTGTAGATACGATTCTTGTCATCCCTGGCGCTGTTGGTGTGGATTTTATCGAGGGCTGTGAGGTTGTAGATTATGAAAAAGCTTATGATAGAGCGCTGGAAGCAATTAGTCAGTTAGCTAAGGATGCTGAGCAAGCAGGTGTTTCCATTGGTCTCGAGAATGTGTGGAATAAATTCTTGCTGTCTCCACTCGAATTACGTACTTTTATTGATACGGTGGGTTCCAGCTATGTAGGCTCCTATCTTGATGTTGGGAATATCGTACATTCAGGTTATCCAGAGCAGTGGATACGGATTTTAGGGAATAGAATTAAGAAGGTGCACTTCAAGGATTACCGCCGGACGGCTGGTGGGCTTCACGGATTTGTTGATCTGCTCGCTGGGGATGTGGATTATCCAGCAGTTATGAAAGCGCTCGATGAAATTGGATACGACAATTATGTTACCGGTGAAATGATACCATCATACACACATTATACAGAGCAAATTATTTTTAATACTTCCGCAGCTATGGATGCCATTCTCGGACGCACCACTTTTAAAGCTTAA
- a CDS encoding Gfo/Idh/MocA family oxidoreductase, giving the protein MLKIGLIGFGFMGRMHFDNYVRLTEEGHPIVLKAICDLRIEELKDGKADGNMSTAQEVYDLTAYNLYDDLEKMIASEELDMIDIAVPTYLHAEMTCSLLERGYHVFCEKPMARTSVEAQKMVETAERSGKKLMIGQCLRFWPGYEYLKEVVETEQFGKVMEGYFYRGSGAPKDWFLDEKLSGGCITDMHIHDTDMINYLFGRPAKVSTLGRNVLPGSGYDIASTHYFYKDAKVINAQVDWTLEGDFGFYMGYRVNFERGNVVFDGSQVKVNPNDGEGFIVELSPDAGYYRELVYFLDAIIHDKPIVICTPESAADSLEIVEAEVKSADAEGEWMILN; this is encoded by the coding sequence ATGTTGAAAATCGGTTTGATTGGCTTTGGATTTATGGGCCGGATGCATTTTGATAATTATGTTCGCTTAACAGAAGAGGGGCATCCAATCGTCCTTAAAGCTATCTGTGATTTGCGAATTGAGGAATTGAAAGACGGTAAAGCGGATGGTAATATGAGCACTGCTCAGGAAGTTTATGATTTGACAGCTTACAATCTCTACGATGATCTGGAGAAAATGATAGCGAGCGAAGAATTGGATATGATCGATATTGCGGTTCCTACTTACCTGCATGCTGAAATGACTTGTTCGCTACTGGAGCGAGGATATCATGTCTTCTGTGAGAAGCCGATGGCTAGAACTTCAGTAGAAGCGCAAAAAATGGTAGAAACAGCGGAGCGCAGTGGTAAGAAACTGATGATCGGACAGTGCCTTCGCTTTTGGCCGGGGTATGAATATTTGAAAGAAGTTGTGGAAACTGAGCAATTTGGTAAAGTGATGGAAGGCTATTTCTACCGTGGTTCAGGAGCTCCTAAAGATTGGTTTCTGGATGAGAAGCTAAGCGGTGGATGTATCACGGATATGCATATTCACGATACAGATATGATTAACTATTTGTTCGGCAGACCGGCTAAAGTATCGACTTTGGGACGTAACGTTCTGCCGGGAAGCGGATACGATATAGCTTCTACACACTATTTTTATAAGGATGCAAAGGTGATCAATGCTCAGGTGGACTGGACGCTGGAGGGCGACTTTGGTTTCTACATGGGGTACAGAGTTAACTTCGAGCGAGGAAATGTTGTATTTGACGGAAGTCAGGTTAAGGTGAATCCGAATGATGGTGAAGGCTTTATAGTGGAGCTTTCCCCAGATGCGGGGTACTACAGAGAGCTGGTTTATTTCCTGGATGCAATTATTCACGATAAGCCCATCGTCATTTGTACGCCGGAGAGTGCAGCGGATTCTTTGGAAATCGTAGAGGCGGAAGTAAAGTCAGCGGATGCCGAAGGGGAATGGATGATCCTTAACTAA
- a CDS encoding ribonuclease H family protein gives MAKQKYYVVWEGKQPGVYSTWAECQAQTDHYTGAKYKSYESKAAADAAYKAGWKGNWGTGASGAAKSKGTSSFKRSATVETSEEIDYDSISVDVGTRGNPGPVEYKGVDTQTGDIIFSCGPIKKGTNNLGEFLAIVHALALLKKEGSNKTVYSDSVNAMKWVKQKKVATTLPRDASTEEIWVLINRAERWLQTNTYDNKVLKWQTKEWGEIKADYGRK, from the coding sequence ATGGCTAAACAGAAATATTATGTAGTATGGGAAGGTAAGCAGCCGGGAGTCTACAGCACTTGGGCGGAATGCCAGGCGCAGACGGATCACTATACCGGAGCCAAATATAAATCTTATGAATCTAAAGCGGCGGCAGATGCGGCTTACAAAGCAGGCTGGAAAGGCAATTGGGGAACTGGGGCGTCCGGTGCAGCTAAGTCTAAGGGGACAAGTTCTTTTAAACGAAGCGCTACAGTAGAGACTTCAGAGGAGATCGATTACGACAGTATCTCTGTGGATGTAGGTACGCGTGGCAATCCGGGTCCAGTCGAATATAAAGGCGTGGATACACAAACCGGAGATATCATCTTCTCTTGTGGGCCGATCAAGAAGGGCACTAATAATCTAGGGGAATTTTTAGCGATTGTGCATGCCTTAGCGCTGCTGAAGAAAGAGGGAAGCAATAAAACGGTCTACAGTGACTCTGTGAATGCTATGAAGTGGGTAAAGCAGAAAAAGGTTGCTACAACCTTGCCACGCGACGCTTCGACAGAGGAAATATGGGTGCTAATTAATCGGGCAGAGCGTTGGCTGCAGACCAATACCTATGACAATAAGGTGCTTAAGTGGCAGACCAAAGAGTGGGGCGAGATCAAAGCGGATTATGGTCGGAAATAA
- a CDS encoding type 1 glutamine amidotransferase family protein — MKKEVLIFISNGYADWESGYISAELNKPESEYKVRTVSLTSDNVQSMGGFTVIPDYNIDNIPAQFEMLILIGGTSWKDNSAITPVIEKCIQDKIPIAAICDAATFLAEHGYLDHIPHTGNSLDYLKEYAPNYKGHVNFIEKQTVSSDDIITANGTASLEFTKEILKKLDVMPLEKVDGWYNFFKNGFYQE; from the coding sequence ATGAAAAAAGAAGTTTTGATTTTTATTTCTAATGGCTACGCGGATTGGGAAAGTGGATATATAAGTGCCGAACTCAACAAGCCAGAAAGTGAGTACAAAGTTAGAACCGTGTCTTTAACTAGCGACAACGTACAATCTATGGGCGGATTTACTGTTATTCCTGACTATAATATTGATAATATCCCCGCCCAATTTGAAATGTTAATTTTAATTGGGGGCACAAGTTGGAAAGATAATTCAGCGATTACTCCAGTTATTGAGAAATGTATACAGGATAAGATACCTATAGCCGCTATATGTGATGCAGCAACCTTCTTAGCAGAACATGGCTATTTAGACCACATTCCTCACACTGGAAATTCATTAGATTACTTAAAGGAGTACGCTCCTAATTATAAAGGACATGTAAACTTTATAGAAAAACAGACCGTTTCGAGTGACGATATCATTACTGCTAATGGTACGGCTTCATTGGAATTTACAAAGGAAATCTTGAAGAAGTTAGATGTTATGCCCTTAGAAAAAGTTGATGGATGGTATAACTTTTTCAAAAATGGATTTTACCAAGAATAA